In Rissa tridactyla isolate bRisTri1 chromosome 8, bRisTri1.patW.cur.20221130, whole genome shotgun sequence, one genomic interval encodes:
- the LOC128914359 gene encoding uncharacterized protein LOC128914359 yields MINKKSVFTGERISVVCGFSCPAQAIFVSTGRGTRTEKGCMAVPEEEGQKNLLIAQGQRRKHAKGVRKEDLKTGSTTATQMRRRNSVVSTARTPLRRAEQGPRSFCLQEAPWQRRQLAGGSRPSPGHVVQAAPHHPSSSLAPAGAASGLPSERLEFPRGYSRISRSSRIQQQRELWERKKSRGSLAGAALGKEAGKEGSGRSNRGLLCCTRWKRIGHLLVDPLDEE; encoded by the exons ATGATCAACAAGAAAAGTGTGTTCACAGGAGAAAGAATTTCAGTTGTTTGTGGATTCAGCTGCCCAGCACAAGCAATATTCGTTAGCACTGGCAG AGGAACACGTACAGAAAAGGGCTGCAtggctgttcctgaagaggaagGACAGAAGAACTTGTTGATAGCACAAGGACAAAGGCGCAAACATGCTAAAGGGGTGCGCAAGGAGGATTTAAAGACGGGTTCAACAACAGCTACTCAGATGCGAAGAAGAAATTCTGTAGTAAGCACAG CAAGGACACCCCTGCGGCGTGCTGAGCAAGGGCCCCGCTCCTTTTGCCTTCAAGAGGCGCCCTGGCAGAGGAGacagctggcaggaggcagccgacCCAGCCCAGGCCATGTTGTCCAggctgctccccaccaccccagcagcagccttgctccgGCGGGAGCCGCATCGGGCCTCCCGAGCGAACGCCTGGAGTTTCCGCGGGGTTACAGCCGGATTTCGAGGAGCAGCCGCATCCAACAGCAGAGGGAGCtctgggagaggaagaagagcagaggaagcctggcaggagcagccctggggaaggaggcaggcaaGGAGGGGTCTGGCAGAAGTAACCGCGGGCTGCTCTGCTGCACCAG ATGGAAACGGATTGGCCATCTGTTGGTGGATCCACTGGATGAAGAGTGA
- the LRRC8C gene encoding volume-regulated anion channel subunit LRRC8C: protein MIPVTEFRQFSEQQPAFRVLKPWWDVFTDYLSVAMLMIGVFGCTLQVMQDKIICLPKRIQPCQNQSNSSNVFNTIPDTTPLPPPKPSTPPATVEMKGLKTDLDLQQYSFINQVCYERALHWYAKYFPYLVLIHTLVFMLCSNFWFKFPGSSSKIEHFISILGKCFDSPWTTRALSEVSGEDSEEKDNRKNNINKSNTTQPNTEGTLVKTQSLKSIPEKLVVDKGTPGALDKKEGEQAKALFEKVKKFRLHVEEGDILYVMYVRQTVLKVIKFLIIIAYNTALVSEVNFTVVCNVDIEDMTGYKNFCCNHTMAHLFSKLSYCYLCFVSIYGLTCLYTLYWLFYRSLKEYSFEYVRQETGIDDIPDVKNDFAFMLHMIDQYDPLYSKRFAVFLSEVSENKLKQLNLNNEWTADKLRQRLQTNSHNHLELQLFMLSGLPDTVFEITELQSLKLEIINNVMIPATIAQLDNLQELSLHQCSVKIHSAALAFLKENLKILSVKFDDIRELPHWMYGLRNLEELYLIGSLSHDISKNITLESFRELKSLKVLYIKSNLSKIPQSAVDVSSHLQKLCIYNDGTKLVMLNNLKKMVNLTQLELVHCDLERIPHAVFSLLSLQELDLKENNLKSIEEIVSFQHLRKLTILKLWYNSITYIPEHIKKLTSLERLSFSHNKIEVLPSHLFLCNKIRYLDLSYNDIRFIPPEIGVLQSLQYFSITCNKVESVPDELYFCKKLKTLKIGKNNLSVLSPKIGNLVFLSYLDIKGNHFEILPPELGECRALKQAAFIVEDTLFETLPSDVREQMKAE, encoded by the coding sequence GTCATGCAAGACAAGATAATATGCCTTCCAAAGCGCATACAGCCTTGCCAGAACCAATCAAATAGTTCAAATGTGTTTAACACCATCCCAGATACAACCCCCCTTCCTCCACCCAAGCCATCCACCCCTCCAGCTACAGTTGAAATGAAAGGACTGAAGACGGATTTGGACCTTCAGCAGTACAGCTTTATAAATCAGGTGTGCTATGAACGTGCTCTGCACTGGTATGCCAAGTACTTCCCTTACCTTGTCCTCATACACACCCTGGTCTTCATGCTGTGTAGTAACTTTTGGTTCAAATTCCCCGGATCGAGCTCCAAAATTGAACACTTCATTTCAATCCTCGGGAAATGTTTTGATTCTCCCTGGACAACAAGAGCCTTATCCGAAGTGTCAGGGGAAGACTCTGAAGAGAAGGATAACAGGAAGAACAACATAAACAAGTCTAATACTACCCAGCCAAACACTGAAGGCACTTTGGTCAAAACACAGTCTTTGAAATCAATCCCTGAGAAGTTAGTTGTAGATAAAGGAACACCTGGGGCATTAGATAAGAAAGAAGGTGAACAGGCCAAAGCACTGTTTGAAAAGGTGAAGAAATTCAGACTGCACGTTGAGGAGGGTGATATACTCTATGTCATGTACGTTCGCCAAACTGTGCTTAAGGTAATTAAGTTCCTTATTATTATTGCTTACAACACGGCACTGGTCTCAGAAGTTAATTTTACAGTAGTCTGTAACGTTGATATAGAAGACATGACAGGATATAAGAATTTTTGCTGTAATCACACAATGGCACATCTATTCTCCAAACTTTCCTACTGCTACCTGTGCTTTGTAAGCATCTATGGCCTCACATGCCTTTACACACTATACTGGTTATTCTATCGTTCACTGAAAGAATATTCTTTTGAATATGTTCGGCAAGAGACGGGAATTGATGATATCCCGGACGTCAAGAATGACTTTGCTTTTATGCTTCATATGATCGATCAATATGATCCTCTGTATTCCAAGAGATTTGCTGTCTTCCTGTCTGAAGTCAGTGAAAATAAGCTGAAACAGCTGAACCTAAACAATGAGTGGACCGCAGATAAACTGCGACAGAGGCTACAGACGAACTCCCATAACCATTTGGAGCTACAGCTTTTCATGCTGTCTGGACTACCAGACACAGTTTTTGAAATCACTGAGCTGCAATctttaaaacttgaaataattAATAATGTAATGATACCAGCAACCATTGCACAGTTGGACAATCTCCAGGAGCTCTCGTTGCACCAGTGCTCTGTGAAGATCCACAGTGCCGCCTTGGCATTTCTGAAGGAGAATCTCAAGATCTTGAGTGTCAAGTTTGATGACATCAGAGAACTTCCACACTGGATGTATGGCCTCAGAAATTTGGAAGAGCTCTATTTAATTGGCTCCCTAAGTCACGATATTTCCAAAAACATTACACTGGAGTCTTTTCGGGAACTTAAAAGCCTTAAAGTTCTTTACATAAAAAGTAATTTGTCCAAAATCCCACAATCTGCAGTCGATGTTTCAAGTCACCTGCAAAAATTGTGCATCTATAATGATGGCACTAAGTTAGTGATGCTCAACAACCTGAAGAAGATGGTCAACCTGACACAGCTGGAGTTGGTTCATTGTGACTTAGAGCGCATTCCTCATGCAGTCTTCAGCCTTCTCAGTCTTCAGGAattggatttaaaagaaaataacctcAAATCCATTGAAGAAATAGTAAGTTTTCAACATCTGCGAAAACTGACAATCCTAAAGCTGTGGTACAACAGTATAACATACATCCCAGAGCATATAAAGAAACTCACGAGTCTCGAGCGGCTTTCCTTCAGCCATAACAAAATAGAGGTTCTTCCATCCCACCTATTCCTATGCAACAAAATCAGATACTTGGATTTGTCTTACAATGACATTCGCTTCATCCCACCCGAAATAGGAGTTCTGCAGAGTTTACAGTACTTTTCCATTACTTGCAACAAAGTGGAGAGCGTGCCAGATGAACTATACTTTTGCAAAAAACTTAAGACTCTGAAAATTGGGAAAAATAACTTGTCGGTCCTTTCACCTAAAATTGGTAATTTGGTATTCCTCTCCTACTTGGATATTAAAGGCAATCACTTTGAAATCCTCCCACCTGAGCTCGGTGAATGTAGAGCTCTGAAGCAGGCTGCTTTCATTGTAGAGGACACCTTGTTTGAAACGTTGCCTTCTGATGTCAGGGAACAAATGAAAGCTGAATAA